Within Limanda limanda chromosome 17, fLimLim1.1, whole genome shotgun sequence, the genomic segment TGGAATTTCTCTTAGGTCATAGTTTATCTTTGatatataactttttttatgtaaaattacCTCTCTGCAGGTATCTCTAGCTcaggtattattattattatgaactgGTGCTGCTATCATAACTAGCATCAATGCATCTATAAGTATCACTCTTATTATTAGAACAAACAGTATATGTTATTGTTAACAAACCACCTGTGTGCAATCACCTTCCACAATCGAATTGAGTAAATCCTGTGTGTTCCTTGTTTGAGTGTAGATACCTTGAGGGCGATCCAGATGAGGACGCCCAGGATGAGTCCACCCAGCACAACAGCAGAGATCACAAcagtcaccagcagcagcatctgttGATCTGTATCACATGCTTGTTTTCCATTGGCAGACCCATCCCCATCTTCTGGAAATCAAATTCTTATATCACAAATCTGTTTTCCTGGTAACAATGTGATGTCTGTTTGGAGTCTTTATGAGTTGTGAGAGCCTCAACATAACCGAGTTTCGATAAGGCTGCAATCGTTACAATCGGTATTACACTCAGAGAAATTTAAAACACGAgtgaagatttaaaaataattatgctTAAGCAGAAATTTCCTTTCTGTGATTTAACAAATGCTTGAATTATTTAataaatctcacattttgaatcACTTACATGTTTCTGTCACAGTGTTACATTAATGCTCAGAAGAAATTGTAAAGCCAAAGGATTCAGTATCAAATTTGCAGAAAGATAAATGAAGCCCACCTGCCACCACCAGGTAGACCGATCCTCCGGACTTCGCATTTAAGTTACCGGTGTTCACGTCAAATTTCTTGTACACACACCAGTACGGCGTTGTGTCAGCAGAAGTCAagttttttattgaaatgtcCACGTTGGGAAATCCTCCAGTGACGTGAACCCTGTCTCCGAATGCTGGCAGAGTTTTAACACTTTTTGGTTTCACGTAAACGACTTTATCGTTGTCACAGAAACCCCTGCACAGATCCAGAGAGTCATGAGTTGTTTCAGACGTCCTGCACTCGATGGTGACGGTTTCTCCAGCTTTTTTCCACACCACTTTGCTCCTTTCTACAcatataaaacagaaacatgttcaCTGCAGGCATGATTTCAACCTGCCTTACATGACTGAAATCACTTACCTGGTTGCTTCAAATGTAATTTGCCTTACCTGGGTCACTCAGGGCCGtgcaggagaagcagaggagggttACGAGCTTCAGGCCGACAGCAGACATGTTGACAATGACTGAGACTGACACACAAAACTTCTGAGCAGGAAACGTGTCTGTGTCTTCACCAACACCATCTGCCTACTCTGACAGATGTTGTCATAGATTTAGTGGTAGACTCACCTTATATAAACAACCTCTCTGTGGTTGAGTCACTTCCGGACCTATACTTATATAACTTGGATTTAACGGTTCAGTACAACCCATCAGAACCAGAACTCAGACATGCTGACACTGAGAGGAATATAAGCTTCACATTAAAACGTATCCCTCAACAGGAAGTGTTGAAAAATGGATTCACTTCACATCAggacttttttttatcctcaATAATGAAGATTGAGAAAATCCATTTTATTGCATCACGAGTCTGATATTTCTACTCTggattaaataaatgatgtaaTGAGACTGAATAAAGCTTGAAataatttatacaaaaaaaaaaacaatttaactaGACTTATTTTTCTAAAACACTTTTCTCAGAGGTCTTACAACTCGCACTGCAAATAAACATCAACATCTTCCTGAGACAAAATACTCAGGTGCAACACTACCCTCATTTCCAGTGAGAACAGCGCCCTCAAGGGGCTGAATGATAAACTAACAGTTACTGTAGATGAGAAATAGATCCACCATTTCAACAAGAACAATGTTTATAAAGAATTGTAATgaaatttttttcctttaagcaTCTccattgttttatgttttattgttttaaatatgaGTGCATCCTATTCCTGATACTTTAGTCTTTATCATTATGAGtcttcaccagtgatgctgcCAGTCCTGATTGGATCAGTAGACTAATTCTACTGTCGTTATCACTTATGttattacttaaaaaaaatataaacaatgtgAATATATATTACACAAACGAaagagaaaatgtctgaaagagTAGAgaatacagatatttgctgatatatgtagtGAGGTAAAAGTGAAACGTATCTTAACCTTAAATCTTTATTCTCTCTCAAACCACAAACGTTGACATTAATAAAGCAActtctgtgttatttttgtatttatcccCAATGACTAGGAAAGCCTGTATTGATTTTATTGATGTAGAGTTTACAATTCTACAGTTACCACTTAATCGGGATTTCCTGTCTGACATTTCACTGTTGCCTCGTGCAGTGCCTCTCAGGCCTGAGTTCGGATGCAACTCGTCTCGACTTGTGTTATTTGAACTCTTGCTTGATTAACAGTGTTTGAAGATGCAGTGTTTGCATTAGTGAACATGTGCCCGGGGCTCCACTTGGCACTGGTAATAAATATTGTGCTGTTGTGGTTTGGGATTTTTTTCAACAGCAGCTTTCTTCTTGTGTGGTTAACATTGACTGTGAAGTgttgataaaaaaatgtttaagatATTCCATTCAAAGTACAGAATTTACATGTGGATGTTGTGTGAAAAATGAAACTAAAAAGAAgtaggaaaaataataacagtctgtgtgagtgtaagttGACCCAGGGATAttactttttctgtttctcagcATGTGTGAAGTCAAAGCTCAGGGATCATTATAAAGAGTTTTCTTACTGAGAGTGAAAAGCATCCTCCATTTTAATCTGGTGCCTGctggttttaaatatttgaataaaatcacTCAGACTTGCAGATATCAACTCTTCTCTTATGGTAAACAGCATAAAATCACACTGTCACTGTCTCAATTActctcaagatttatctcaaaagaaaaatatttggtTAATGTGTCATTTCACTTTATTTGGTTGATTTGAAAAAAGGAAccaaataaaagaaatagaTCTGAACTGATTTCAGACAAATATTGCCTCGAATTTGAAAGTTCAACAACAGGAGATACATCATCCTCCATGTGCGCAAACTAAGgctgtgtgtgtagttttggCTGCAACACATGTCACATCTGTGGTACAAAGAtagaaaactgtaaaaaatatgttttaccaCGATCAACTTTGTGTCACAGCTCCATTTGTTATTTGCTGTAATAGTATTTGTTAATGTCATCCCAATGCAGCTTATTCAATTGAATGTCCTGGATATCAGAATATATATTCTTCACAGATTAGCATGTGCATGAAAAAGGTTTATCGTTTCAGAATCAGATCCCCTGAACTTTGAGTTCAGACCCTGACCCATTATTTGGGACACTTTCTGGTTTTGAATTCATCTCAAGAAATTGGTTAAATCCAGGTCCACCTTCATTGGAAGATTGGTACGGCATGTACTTTTCGAGATATTTAAATGGAAAAACTAAC encodes:
- the si:rp71-81e14.2 gene encoding uncharacterized protein si:rp71-81e14.2 isoform X1, with amino-acid sequence MSAVGLKLVTLLCFSCTALSDPERSKVVWKKAGETVTIECRTSETTHDSLDLCRGFCDNDKVVYVKPKSVKTLPAFGDRVHVTGGFPNVDISIKNLTSADTTPYWCVYKKFDVNTGNLNAKSGGSVYLVVAEDGDGSANGKQACDTDQQMLLLVTVVISAVVLGGLILGVLIWIALKNKTFRVSEKPRRVPNNEVYEDMRATIRR
- the si:rp71-81e14.2 gene encoding uncharacterized protein si:rp71-81e14.2 isoform X2, which gives rise to MSAVGLKLVTLLCFSCTALSDPERSKVVWKKAGETVTIECRTSETTHDSLDLCRGFCDNDKVVYVKPKSVKTLPAFGDRVHVTGGFPNVDISIKNLTSADTTPYWCVYKKFDVNTGNLNAKSGGSVYLVVADGDGSANGKQACDTDQQMLLLVTVVISAVVLGGLILGVLIWIALKNKTFRVSEKPRRVPNNEVYEDMRATIRR